In one Haloplanus salinus genomic region, the following are encoded:
- a CDS encoding UPF0175 family protein, with amino-acid sequence MASSTGSKPTDELATAVGQYVLGEVSLGKAAEAAGMTRWEFDEVLLDAGFESLYGPRTNDQLKTELDAARNLGE; translated from the coding sequence ATGGCATCGTCCACCGGTTCCAAACCGACCGACGAGTTGGCGACCGCCGTCGGCCAGTACGTCCTCGGTGAGGTCTCCCTCGGGAAGGCCGCCGAAGCGGCGGGGATGACCCGCTGGGAGTTCGATGAAGTACTTCTGGATGCCGGCTTCGAATCACTGTACGGGCCGCGAACGAACGACCAACTGAAAACGGAACTCGACGCTGCACGAAATCTCGGCGAATAG
- the avd gene encoding diversity-generating retroelement protein Avd: MRDLKLFQRGYDFYEFVYPTLKNFPQSERFVMVQKIQKVYLEFLSEVISARKSSNTLHHLRRADRELEKTKIFFRLSRDLGFISAGQHEDISEKLVEMGKMLGGWIDSEK, translated from the coding sequence ATGCGTGATTTGAAGTTGTTTCAGAGGGGTTATGATTTCTACGAGTTTGTGTATCCGACGTTGAAGAATTTTCCGCAGAGTGAGCGTTTTGTAATGGTTCAGAAAATTCAGAAGGTGTACTTGGAGTTTCTGTCGGAGGTCATCTCTGCCCGCAAATCCAGCAATACTCTGCATCATTTGAGGAGGGCGGATCGGGAGTTGGAGAAGACGAAGATCTTCTTCCGTCTGTCCCGTGACCTTGGTTTTATCTCGGCTGGACAGCATGAGGATATCTCTGAGAAACTGGTGGAGATGGGTAAGATGCTCGGGGGTTGGATTGACAGTGAAAAATGA
- a CDS encoding nucleotidyltransferase domain-containing protein, translated as MVDQDGPGVLLPIPLGKDKVFRNQATDDILELLYRNPHEEFGVRQLREITGHGAQTVDTALTLLEQLDLIQTRREGNKKLTSINRDRVQKPDDPILEIKQEAFRNPVKAFSDRVKKDQGDNLVGILLFGSVARGEADRASDIDIQVIVEDDLLQSRREIQDIRQEMEESKFGGERYEFQVLVESVETAEQYGDKLQEIFSEAVTIYSTDQLKELRQVIL; from the coding sequence ATGGTTGACCAAGATGGGCCTGGGGTCCTACTGCCAATACCGCTTGGAAAGGACAAAGTATTCCGAAACCAGGCAACAGACGACATCCTAGAACTACTCTACCGAAACCCCCATGAAGAGTTCGGAGTACGCCAACTCAGAGAGATAACAGGGCACGGCGCTCAAACCGTAGATACCGCCCTTACACTACTCGAACAACTCGACCTGATCCAAACCCGCAGAGAAGGAAACAAGAAACTCACATCCATAAACCGTGACCGCGTCCAGAAACCCGATGACCCCATCCTTGAAATAAAACAGGAAGCATTCCGAAACCCAGTCAAGGCCTTCTCCGACAGGGTAAAAAAAGATCAAGGAGATAATCTCGTCGGTATCCTGCTTTTCGGAAGTGTTGCCCGGGGAGAAGCAGACCGTGCCAGCGACATCGACATCCAAGTAATCGTAGAGGATGACTTGTTACAGTCTCGGAGAGAGATACAGGACATAAGACAGGAAATGGAGGAATCTAAGTTCGGCGGTGAAAGATACGAGTTTCAGGTACTGGTTGAATCAGTTGAAACCGCTGAACAGTACGGGGACAAACTCCAAGAAATCTTTTCAGAGGCAGTCACGATTTACTCCACTGACCAACTTAAGGAACTCCGGCAGGTGATTCTGTAA
- a CDS encoding formylglycine-generating enzyme family protein, translated as MILDSVSGDLKKGQSAIEYLMTYGWMLLVVAIVGGAVFSLVQSQGIEASSGFTGGDVAVENFGLSQEGKLDMLLRNTAADPLEVKEVTLSQGGEEFTTGIDEEIDVGDSSPVSSLGAVESSESNSIDVEIVYDAGGLENLTVEGTVSGNLDVTMSGETETSNWAFVDVSEASSDVVDTSGMSDFYIMQYEASTASNEYHGEISNNLDHSPVSVKGNEPWTDINQNEARTVCQDAGYSLPTNKQWQASTMAEIGNSGSQPGGNNDNEGDQGDGEAASFGDAVLTGTGPESFSNELGIYDLNGNVWEWTNTTVDQDDPIHFGGTNDNVDAWDPSYAGPSSLASSGNSDFGNDYYWSSSNDNRAVLRGGYWDNGAQAGVFSMNVFTAPSHSRARIGFRCSLS; from the coding sequence ATGATATTAGATTCTGTATCTGGAGACCTCAAAAAAGGACAGTCAGCGATTGAATACTTGATGACGTATGGCTGGATGCTTCTAGTGGTTGCGATTGTTGGCGGCGCAGTTTTTAGCTTGGTTCAGAGTCAGGGTATTGAGGCTTCTAGTGGTTTTACTGGTGGTGATGTTGCAGTGGAGAATTTTGGTTTGTCTCAGGAAGGAAAGCTGGATATGCTTTTGAGGAATACCGCTGCTGATCCTCTGGAAGTTAAAGAGGTTACATTGAGTCAGGGTGGAGAAGAGTTCACTACTGGTATCGATGAGGAGATTGATGTCGGTGATTCCAGTCCTGTTTCGAGCCTGGGCGCGGTTGAAAGTAGTGAGTCTAACAGTATAGATGTAGAGATAGTTTACGACGCTGGCGGTCTAGAGAATTTGACTGTTGAAGGCACAGTCTCCGGTAATTTGGATGTGACGATGAGCGGTGAGACTGAGACCAGTAATTGGGCCTTTGTCGATGTTTCAGAAGCCAGCTCTGATGTTGTTGATACTTCAGGTATGAGTGATTTTTACATCATGCAGTATGAGGCTTCTACGGCTAGTAATGAGTATCACGGTGAGATAAGTAATAACTTGGATCATTCCCCGGTTTCTGTTAAGGGTAATGAGCCTTGGACAGATATCAATCAGAATGAGGCACGGACTGTCTGTCAAGATGCGGGTTATAGTCTACCGACAAACAAGCAGTGGCAGGCCTCGACTATGGCAGAGATAGGTAATAGTGGTTCTCAGCCCGGCGGTAACAACGACAATGAAGGAGATCAAGGCGATGGGGAGGCAGCCAGTTTCGGTGATGCTGTTCTGACCGGAACCGGGCCTGAATCCTTCAGTAACGAACTCGGGATTTATGATTTGAACGGTAACGTCTGGGAATGGACGAATACAACCGTTGACCAAGATGATCCTATTCACTTTGGTGGAACTAACGATAATGTAGATGCTTGGGATCCGAGCTATGCCGGTCCATCATCTCTAGCAAGTTCTGGTAACAGTGACTTTGGGAACGATTACTATTGGTCATCATCGAACGATAACCGCGCCGTTCTACGTGGCGGTTACTGGGACAATGGTGCCCAAGCCGGCGTGTTCTCCATGAACGTGTTCACCGCTCCGTCGCACTCGCGCGCGCGCATCGGGTTCCGGTGTTCTCTTTCCTGA
- a CDS encoding DUF7384 family protein → MPTTESSPARVAAAADVLAADLLVGGPARAALDHVREHSWVTLVASDPLLDDAAAVIRSLGDAEMARGWRVRVVEECELVAHPDDDHPALAAAYRGGAMHLLTLDDALLSASAGAALRGRVETSPRHPRAFASLFDAESLYREVVGGDYPGPDRDPRS, encoded by the coding sequence ATGCCGACGACTGAATCGTCGCCCGCTCGCGTGGCCGCCGCCGCCGACGTCCTCGCCGCGGACCTCCTCGTCGGCGGTCCCGCCCGGGCGGCGCTGGACCACGTCCGCGAGCACTCGTGGGTGACCCTCGTCGCCAGCGACCCCCTTCTCGACGACGCCGCGGCCGTGATCCGGTCGCTCGGCGACGCCGAGATGGCGCGGGGGTGGCGCGTCCGCGTCGTCGAGGAGTGCGAACTCGTCGCCCACCCCGACGACGACCACCCGGCGCTCGCCGCCGCATACCGCGGCGGCGCGATGCATCTCCTGACGCTCGACGACGCGCTCCTGTCGGCGTCGGCGGGTGCCGCCCTCCGGGGGCGCGTCGAGACCAGTCCGCGACATCCACGTGCGTTCGCGTCGCTGTTCGACGCCGAGAGCCTCTACCGTGAGGTGGTGGGCGGCGACTATCCGGGACCGGATCGGGATCCGCGAAGCTAG
- a CDS encoding Cdc6/Cdc18 family protein translates to MFNKSKKRGGVLRSEAYLTPDHVPDEPVGRDREIERIAEAVRPLTKRRKPENLLVYGPAGVGKTTCVKHVFQRMEEQTTAKAVYINAWQYNTRPSLLTELLIQLGYPAPRKGKPVDELLSKIREWLDKNRGVAVAIDEFDQLQEKTEVVYDLQIVNEEADSSLGVVMVSNQPPERVQLDPRSQSRLNCQTLRFNSYNAPQLQKILEKRVEQAFRPGTVSDEVIEEIAEQVADKDGDCRKALSILLRAGRKADQQGSNKIAMEDLEM, encoded by the coding sequence GTGTTCAACAAATCAAAGAAACGCGGAGGAGTACTCCGTTCAGAAGCGTACCTGACACCGGATCACGTACCGGATGAACCAGTAGGCCGAGACCGCGAGATCGAGAGAATAGCGGAGGCAGTAAGGCCTCTTACGAAGAGAAGGAAGCCTGAGAACCTACTGGTCTACGGCCCAGCCGGCGTTGGGAAAACCACCTGCGTAAAACACGTCTTCCAACGGATGGAGGAACAAACCACGGCGAAGGCTGTCTACATCAACGCCTGGCAATACAACACCAGGCCCTCACTCCTTACAGAACTCTTGATCCAACTCGGATATCCTGCACCGAGGAAAGGCAAACCTGTAGACGAACTGCTGTCCAAAATCCGTGAATGGCTGGACAAGAACCGCGGAGTCGCAGTAGCCATCGACGAATTCGACCAGCTACAGGAGAAGACAGAGGTCGTCTACGACCTTCAAATAGTGAACGAAGAAGCAGACAGTTCTCTCGGCGTTGTCATGGTCTCAAACCAGCCACCGGAAAGAGTACAGCTAGATCCACGAAGCCAATCACGTTTGAACTGTCAAACACTCCGGTTCAACTCCTACAACGCACCACAACTACAGAAGATACTAGAGAAACGAGTCGAACAGGCATTCCGACCAGGAACAGTCTCTGATGAGGTCATCGAAGAAATCGCTGAGCAAGTAGCAGACAAAGATGGAGACTGCCGAAAAGCCCTCAGCATACTACTTAGGGCAGGCAGAAAAGCGGACCAACAAGGAAGCAATAAGATCGCTATGGAAGATTTAGAAATGTAA
- a CDS encoding reverse transcriptase/maturase family protein, which yields MVNSYSECFDQIAGFQPLYKGYREARKGKRYSGEVLGFSKNLEENIHELSDKLLVGSYRPKGFKEFKLYDPKEREISAPYFRDRVVHRSLHQSLEPFFDNKFIEHSFACRKGKGTHAGVRQAQSFMRKQDSSYFLKCDVKSYFDSVDHRILLEILSRQIRDERITDLVEVILSDPGERGLPIGTLYSQLFANVYLNEFDHFVKQGLQAEYYVRYMDDFVFFSDSKQRLHELREASQGYLKSRLNLKLPYSKTSLEPAGKGLTFLGYRIFPGHRKLRKRNKKKFKHRLKTQKQALSRDEIDFSELKASIDSWKGHAQHADTEELKKKYIGEL from the coding sequence ATGGTAAATAGTTATTCAGAATGCTTCGACCAGATTGCAGGTTTCCAGCCGCTTTACAAAGGTTATCGGGAAGCGAGGAAGGGTAAGCGGTACAGCGGAGAGGTCCTAGGTTTTTCAAAAAATCTGGAGGAGAATATCCACGAGCTTTCAGACAAGCTTCTAGTTGGGAGCTACAGGCCTAAAGGCTTCAAAGAGTTCAAACTGTATGATCCTAAGGAAAGAGAGATTTCCGCTCCTTATTTCCGTGATAGGGTTGTTCACCGCTCTCTTCACCAGTCTTTAGAGCCTTTTTTCGACAACAAGTTTATTGAGCATTCTTTTGCGTGTCGGAAGGGTAAAGGAACTCATGCCGGTGTGAGACAGGCCCAGTCATTTATGAGGAAGCAGGATTCCAGTTATTTCTTGAAGTGTGATGTGAAGTCGTATTTTGACAGTGTCGACCACAGGATTTTGCTGGAGATTTTGAGTAGGCAGATCAGGGATGAGAGAATCACGGATCTGGTTGAAGTTATTTTATCGGATCCGGGTGAGAGAGGGCTTCCGATCGGTACTTTGTACAGTCAGTTGTTCGCTAATGTATATCTCAACGAGTTCGATCACTTCGTGAAGCAAGGCCTCCAAGCTGAATATTATGTGCGGTACATGGATGATTTCGTGTTCTTCAGCGATTCAAAGCAGAGGCTTCATGAGTTGAGGGAAGCCTCACAGGGATACCTGAAAAGCCGGTTAAATCTCAAACTACCTTACAGCAAGACCAGTTTGGAACCGGCGGGTAAAGGCCTGACATTCCTCGGCTACAGAATCTTCCCTGGACATAGAAAGCTGAGAAAGAGGAACAAGAAAAAATTCAAGCACCGTCTCAAAACGCAGAAACAGGCCTTGAGTAGAGATGAGATTGATTTTTCAGAGCTGAAGGCCTCGATTGATTCTTGGAAAGGCCACGCACAACATGCAGACACAGAAGAACTGAAGAAAAAATATATCGGAGAACTATAG
- a CDS encoding non-canonical purine NTP pyrophosphatase, with product MLRYVTTNAGKVREAEEYLDDGSVTQLDFDYTEIQAPTLEPIAARGAREAYRHAGAPVLVDDAGLFVDRLDGFPGPYSAYVEETVGVERVGQLARRGDDPARAAFRCVLAYCDGDPFDASPDPIDRGDRAAAAAVGTDEGDDATDLPVKLFEGVVRGRIVEPRGSGGFGYDPIFEHEGTTFAEMGSTGKNAVSHRGRALAKFTEWYAGR from the coding sequence ATGCTCCGGTACGTCACGACGAACGCCGGGAAGGTTCGCGAAGCCGAAGAGTATCTCGACGACGGCTCGGTCACGCAACTCGACTTCGACTACACCGAGATCCAGGCGCCGACGCTCGAACCCATCGCCGCCCGCGGCGCCCGCGAGGCCTACCGTCACGCCGGCGCCCCCGTCCTCGTCGACGACGCTGGCCTGTTCGTCGACCGTCTCGACGGCTTCCCCGGTCCCTACTCCGCGTACGTCGAGGAGACGGTCGGCGTCGAACGCGTCGGCCAACTCGCCCGGCGCGGGGACGACCCGGCCCGCGCCGCCTTCCGCTGTGTCCTCGCGTACTGTGACGGCGACCCCTTCGACGCCAGCCCCGACCCAATCGATCGAGGGGACCGCGCCGCGGCGGCCGCCGTGGGGACCGACGAGGGCGACGACGCGACCGATCTCCCCGTCAAACTCTTCGAGGGCGTCGTCCGTGGCCGCATCGTCGAGCCACGGGGCAGCGGCGGTTTCGGCTACGATCCCATCTTCGAACACGAGGGGACGACGTTCGCGGAGATGGGATCGACCGGAAAAAACGCCGTCTCCCATCGCGGCCGGGCGCTCGCGAAGTTCACCGAGTGGTACGCGGGGCGCTAG
- a CDS encoding Cdc6/Cdc18 family protein: MTNVLEDPAPLQLNYVPDEFQDRENEASSLKASFAGGEEAPLPNLHVHGPRGTGKTQAVNSVFNDLPKRVSKAYVPCHRYDTQYKALKQICKAFSQDVNDGHHTSELQRRVGEQAEVMKTVVILDEIDFLLLNDGDDLLYFLSRLENSDNISVITISSNTEKLESLIEERTYSSLQPRRIGFEPYTGGELYQILAERAKNALASRSLQREALTYIASSTSNVDRGLTWLRYAAKNADNTITEELIREVEASAYQEYVNYLLDDFTEHHYRVYEAVFEASEEGENSVRAGEIYEMYQDLCRSTEQEALSNRRVSDYIKNLELLDIVQADYYYGGEKGKTREVELC; encoded by the coding sequence ATGACTAACGTACTTGAAGACCCGGCTCCACTGCAACTGAACTACGTACCCGACGAATTCCAAGACCGAGAAAACGAAGCTTCCTCGTTGAAGGCCTCTTTCGCAGGCGGTGAAGAAGCTCCACTGCCTAACCTTCACGTCCACGGACCTCGCGGGACAGGTAAGACCCAGGCCGTCAATTCAGTCTTCAACGACCTCCCTAAACGAGTTTCAAAGGCCTACGTGCCCTGTCACAGGTACGATACCCAGTACAAGGCGTTGAAACAGATCTGCAAGGCCTTCTCTCAAGACGTCAACGATGGTCATCATACTTCGGAGCTACAACGCAGAGTCGGTGAACAAGCCGAGGTGATGAAGACAGTTGTCATCCTCGACGAAATCGACTTCCTACTCCTGAATGACGGAGATGATCTGCTGTACTTCCTCTCTCGCCTCGAAAACAGCGACAACATCTCGGTAATCACGATCTCCTCAAACACCGAGAAACTGGAGTCCCTGATCGAGGAACGAACATACAGCAGCCTACAGCCACGCAGAATAGGATTTGAGCCTTACACCGGGGGAGAACTCTACCAGATACTCGCTGAACGCGCAAAGAATGCGCTTGCGTCGAGATCTCTTCAGAGAGAGGCCTTGACCTACATCGCATCCAGTACGTCGAACGTGGATAGAGGCTTGACCTGGTTACGGTACGCTGCGAAGAATGCAGATAACACGATTACCGAAGAACTGATTAGAGAAGTGGAGGCCTCCGCATACCAGGAATACGTGAACTATCTCTTGGACGACTTTACCGAACATCACTACCGGGTATACGAAGCGGTCTTTGAAGCGAGCGAAGAGGGAGAGAATTCTGTTCGAGCTGGAGAGATCTACGAGATGTATCAGGATCTCTGCCGATCAACAGAGCAAGAGGCCTTGAGTAACCGAAGAGTTAGCGACTACATCAAAAATCTAGAGCTGCTGGATATCGTCCAAGCAGACTACTACTATGGGGGAGAGAAAGGAAAGACTCGGGAAGTGGAGCTTTGTTGA
- a CDS encoding translation initiation factor IF-2 subunit gamma — MATETHQQPEVNIGLVGHVDHGKTTLVQALSGSWTDQHSEEMKRGISIRLGYADATFRKCPEVDEPEAFTVDETCPDGAESEVLRTVSFVDAPGHETLMATMLSGAALMDGAVLVVSATEDVPQAQTEEHLMALDIIGVENIVIAQNKIDLVDREQAVHNYQQIEEFVEGTVAEDAPIVPISAQQEVNMDLLIGAIEAEIPTPERDESNAARMFAARSFDINRPGTTWEDLNGGVVGGSLVDGTLEVGDDLELRPGREVEEEGQTEWRPITTEVRSLQAGGRSVDVARPGGLLGVGTGLDPALTKGDAIAGQVAGDPGTLPPTYESFEMGVELLDRVVGEEGEEIEEISTGEPLMLTVGTATTVGAVTSARSGECEVSLKRPVCAEAGDQIAINRRVGARWRLIGIGTLK; from the coding sequence ATGGCGACGGAAACACACCAGCAACCGGAGGTGAACATCGGCCTCGTCGGCCACGTCGATCACGGCAAGACGACGTTGGTCCAGGCCCTGAGCGGGTCGTGGACCGACCAGCACTCCGAGGAGATGAAACGCGGGATCTCCATCCGACTCGGGTACGCGGACGCGACGTTCCGAAAGTGCCCCGAGGTCGACGAACCGGAGGCGTTCACCGTCGACGAGACCTGTCCCGACGGGGCGGAGAGCGAGGTGCTCCGGACGGTCTCTTTCGTCGACGCGCCCGGTCACGAGACGCTGATGGCGACGATGCTCTCGGGCGCGGCGCTCATGGACGGGGCGGTGCTGGTCGTGAGCGCGACCGAGGACGTCCCGCAGGCACAGACCGAGGAGCACCTGATGGCGCTCGACATCATCGGCGTCGAGAACATCGTCATCGCCCAGAACAAGATCGACCTCGTCGATCGGGAGCAGGCGGTCCACAACTACCAGCAGATCGAGGAGTTCGTCGAGGGCACCGTCGCCGAGGACGCACCGATCGTTCCGATCAGCGCCCAGCAGGAGGTGAACATGGATCTCCTCATCGGTGCCATCGAGGCGGAGATTCCGACCCCCGAGCGCGACGAGAGCAACGCGGCCCGGATGTTCGCCGCCCGCAGCTTCGATATCAACCGTCCGGGGACGACCTGGGAGGACCTCAACGGCGGCGTCGTCGGCGGTAGCCTCGTCGACGGGACCCTCGAAGTCGGTGACGACCTCGAACTCCGGCCCGGCCGCGAAGTGGAGGAGGAGGGGCAGACGGAGTGGCGGCCGATCACGACCGAGGTGCGGTCGCTCCAAGCGGGCGGACGGTCGGTCGACGTGGCCCGTCCCGGCGGACTGCTCGGCGTCGGTACGGGCCTCGATCCGGCGCTGACGAAAGGGGACGCGATCGCGGGGCAGGTCGCCGGCGACCCCGGCACGCTCCCGCCGACCTACGAGTCCTTCGAGATGGGCGTGGAACTCCTCGACCGCGTCGTCGGCGAGGAGGGTGAGGAGATCGAGGAGATTTCCACGGGCGAGCCGCTGATGCTCACGGTCGGCACCGCGACGACGGTCGGCGCGGTGACGAGCGCCCGCTCCGGCGAGTGCGAAGTGTCGCTCAAACGCCCCGTCTGTGCGGAGGCGGGGGATCAGATCGCCATCAACCGCCGCGTCGGCGCGCGCTGGCGACTCATCGGTATCGGCACCCTCAAGTGA
- a CDS encoding DNA-directed RNA polymerase — protein sequence MYKRVRLKDTVEVPPRHLADVTPERVKRLLQDKLEGRMDEEVGSVVSVTEVHDIGDGAVLPNRPGVYYEADFDAITFDPQMQEVVDGTVVEVVEFGAFIGIGPVDGLLHVSQISDEYLAYDGENQQLASTETNRTLGVGDEIRVRIVTKSVDERNPRDSKIGLTAKQPGLGKHGWLEEERQKREAQMEGN from the coding sequence ATGTACAAACGGGTTCGACTCAAGGATACGGTCGAGGTGCCGCCACGGCACCTCGCCGACGTGACGCCCGAGCGGGTGAAGCGCCTGCTCCAAGACAAGCTCGAAGGACGGATGGACGAGGAGGTGGGGAGCGTCGTGAGCGTCACCGAAGTGCACGACATCGGTGACGGCGCGGTGTTGCCCAACCGTCCCGGCGTCTACTACGAGGCCGACTTCGACGCCATCACCTTCGATCCACAGATGCAGGAAGTCGTCGACGGGACGGTCGTCGAAGTCGTGGAGTTCGGGGCCTTCATCGGGATCGGCCCCGTCGACGGTCTGCTCCACGTCTCACAGATCTCCGACGAGTACCTCGCCTACGACGGTGAGAACCAGCAGCTCGCCTCGACGGAGACGAACCGGACCCTCGGCGTCGGCGACGAGATTCGGGTCCGCATCGTCACCAAAAGCGTCGACGAGCGCAACCCGCGCGACAGCAAGATTGGACTGACGGCGAAACAGCCCGGGCTGGGGAAGCACGGCTGGCTCGAAGAAGAACGACAGAAACGCGAGGCCCAGATGGAGGGTAACTGA
- the spt4 gene encoding transcription elongation factor subunit Spt4 — translation MAEDRLACRECHFINDPDTQTCSNCGSSSLTEDWAGYVIITHPERSDVAEEMNVSAPGGYALKVR, via the coding sequence ATGGCCGAGGACCGCCTCGCCTGTCGTGAGTGTCACTTCATCAACGATCCCGATACGCAGACCTGTTCGAACTGCGGATCGTCGAGTCTCACGGAGGACTGGGCGGGCTACGTCATCATCACCCATCCCGAACGGTCGGACGTCGCCGAGGAGATGAACGTCTCCGCGCCCGGCGGCTACGCACTCAAGGTCCGGTAA
- a CDS encoding tyrosine-type recombinase/integrase has translation MSSTHYIDVQNSLENLEEQVDEENYQTILSFINEVAAEGIGESQQQRQIYSLKLVINKFSPPGFKLEGASEAELKNVVAQINRSDYADSTKAKMRASLKKFYKIQNGGDEHPEKVSFFKVHNSRKGNTVSRDDLFTKDELKDLMKQFGNTRDRAFTLTLYETAARPGELLNCNIGDFTVNGKGDFIYLEGLKGTPDRTNQLVRAGRTLREWIAHHPLGGEMGDIEDSSAPLFVKKEQHQCRKCGEKKGDHDGGCSYEPDPRDEMSYQSYVRRFKEACERAEIPENKRRPYNLRHTRLTEVATFMGYEQLNKFAGWVPGSDRAKIYVHLNNDDVNQAIRDEYNVEAEEDEEEQMKKCAFCGTENQPQHTECRSCGRPLSLERDKSKEEKQEVLERLNELEENGVLEKLEELEG, from the coding sequence ATGAGCTCTACACACTACATAGATGTACAAAATTCGCTTGAAAACCTAGAAGAACAAGTCGATGAGGAGAACTACCAGACGATCCTTTCCTTCATCAACGAGGTCGCTGCGGAAGGAATAGGTGAAAGCCAGCAGCAACGTCAGATCTACTCCCTGAAGCTGGTTATCAACAAGTTCTCACCGCCCGGCTTCAAGCTCGAAGGCGCATCAGAAGCAGAACTGAAGAACGTCGTCGCACAGATCAACCGAAGCGACTACGCAGATTCGACCAAGGCCAAGATGAGGGCCTCACTCAAGAAGTTCTACAAAATTCAGAACGGCGGAGACGAGCACCCAGAGAAAGTCAGTTTCTTCAAAGTCCACAACTCGCGGAAAGGGAACACCGTCTCAAGAGACGACCTCTTCACCAAAGACGAACTCAAAGACCTGATGAAGCAGTTCGGAAACACCAGAGACCGGGCCTTCACCCTGACCCTGTATGAGACCGCTGCAAGGCCTGGAGAACTATTGAACTGTAACATCGGAGACTTCACAGTCAACGGGAAAGGCGACTTCATCTACCTGGAAGGCCTGAAAGGGACTCCTGACCGGACCAACCAACTGGTTCGAGCAGGTAGGACACTACGTGAGTGGATCGCTCACCATCCTTTAGGCGGTGAAATGGGCGATATTGAGGATTCCTCAGCGCCTCTTTTTGTGAAGAAGGAGCAGCATCAGTGCCGGAAATGCGGTGAGAAGAAGGGAGATCACGACGGCGGATGCAGCTATGAACCTGACCCCAGAGACGAGATGAGTTATCAGTCCTATGTTCGCAGGTTCAAAGAGGCCTGTGAGAGAGCGGAGATCCCCGAGAACAAGCGGAGGCCGTACAATTTGCGGCATACCCGTTTGACTGAGGTTGCAACGTTCATGGGTTATGAGCAGTTGAACAAGTTCGCCGGCTGGGTTCCCGGTTCTGACCGGGCTAAGATCTACGTCCACCTGAACAACGACGACGTCAACCAAGCGATCAGGGACGAATACAACGTTGAAGCAGAAGAAGATGAGGAAGAACAGATGAAGAAATGCGCTTTCTGTGGGACGGAGAATCAGCCTCAGCACACCGAATGCAGAAGCTGCGGTAGACCTCTCAGCCTCGAACGAGACAAGTCGAAGGAAGAAAAGCAGGAGGTCCTAGAGCGTTTGAACGAACTGGAGGAAAACGGCGTCTTAGAGAAGCTGGAGGAGTTGGAGGGGTGA
- a CDS encoding PIN domain-containing protein, which produces MDTSALMMPVECDVRVFDELDRLLGDVEFVTPAAVIAELDRLATGASEEATAASVGRDLAERCRVVETDTSYADDALVELADRGECAYVVTNDRPLRDRLLERGVRVIGLRGRNTLAITQP; this is translated from the coding sequence ATGGACACCAGCGCGCTCATGATGCCGGTCGAATGCGACGTGCGCGTGTTCGACGAACTCGACCGCCTGCTCGGCGACGTCGAGTTCGTCACGCCGGCCGCGGTGATCGCGGAACTCGATCGGTTGGCGACGGGAGCGAGCGAGGAGGCCACGGCCGCGAGCGTGGGGCGGGACCTCGCCGAGCGGTGTCGCGTAGTGGAGACCGACACGTCGTACGCCGACGACGCGCTCGTCGAACTCGCCGATCGCGGCGAGTGTGCGTACGTCGTGACGAACGACCGTCCCCTTCGCGACCGGCTGCTCGAACGCGGGGTTCGGGTGATCGGTTTAAGGGGTCGGAACACACTGGCAATAACACAACCTTAA